TTTTGCTTGGTCTCACTGCTACACCGGAACGTTCAGATGGAAAACCAATCTTCCCTTACTTCGACAATCGTCCCGATGGCTCGCCTGCCGTCGAGTTACGCCTCTGGCATGCGCTCGACCTCCAACTGCTCAGCCCGTTCGAGTATTACGGCTGCGATGATGACACCGATTTCTCTGTAGTGCCTTGGGACAAACCTGGTGAACGAGAGGCCATCGACAACCTTGTGACAGGAAACGACACCCGCGCAAGACTCGTTATCGACGAATGGAGGCGACTGACTGGCGACCCAAAACGAAGCAAAGCGCTCGTCTTTTGCGTGACCGTGGCACACGCTGAGTTCATGACGCGGAAGTTCAACCAAGCTGGGCTGCCTTCGCTCTGCATAGTTGGCTCGACGGATGCAGATGTTCGTCGCCAAGCACCAGCACGTTTAGCGCGGGGGGAACTGTGCGCGCTTGTAACTTGTGATCTTTACAATGAAGGCGTTGACCTGCCTTCGGTTGACACGCTGCTTCTGTTGCGTCCTACACAAAGCCCCGTGCTCTTTCAACAGCAGATAGGACGTGGCCTTCGCCTTCATGAAGGCAAACAAAGCTGCCTTGTTTTGGACTTTGTCGGCCGATACCGTGCAGATTTTCGGTTTGACCGTCTGATTTCAACAATTAGCGGTCTTTCGCGCAGCCAGATGATTGATGCGGTGGACAAGGGATTCAGTTCCCTTCCTGCAGGCTGCCATATTCAGCTGCAGCAATTGACTAAAGAGCAAATCCTCCGGAGCCTGCGGACAGCCATGAACCAATCGTGGCGGCGGCTCCGCAGTGAGCTTCAGACCTATGTTGCATTACGCGGACGAGCGACTATTCGACTTGCAGAATTCCTGCATGAGCAAGCTGTGCAACTAGATGAACTATATCGTAGCCAAGGCCGTAGCAGGTGGACCGCTTTACGACGCGACGCTGGCCTGTTGTCCACGACTGAAGGTCCGGAGGACGAATATTTTGGCCACCGCTTCCCAGACTTGTTGCACTATAACGACCCTGAACAAATACACCTTCTCATGCGCATCAGCGAGCCCGCCGTGCACTACCAAACCCTCACCGACCGCGAGCGTTGCCGACTCCAAATGCTCGTATATCAGGTGGACGGACAACATCACCAAACAGGCGGTGGAGAAGCATTCCTCGCCCGACTCTCGCAGACGCCAGAAATCTATACTGAACTTGGCGAACTAGGTGGAGTTCTCCAGGCAAGAAGCAACCTGCGCTTTCGCCCAGTGCCGGGGCTAACCGACGTCCCATTGTGCCTTCACGCAAGCTACGGCATTCGTGAAATCCTGACTGCAGTCGGTTGGCTGACCGCAGAGCGGAGAACTCCCTTTCAAGCCGGGGTGCTCGCACTGCCAAATCGGAAGGTTGAACTACTTTTTGTCACGCTTGATAAGTCAGAGGGTTTCCATGACCGCATTGCTTACCGTGACTACGCCATCAGCACAGAACGCTTTCACTGGCAGAGCCAGAATTCAGCCGGACCTGATACGCCAGCCGGTCGGCGTTACCTTGAGAGTCCCGACAACGGCTGGTCATTCCAACTCTTCGTCCGCCGAGGTAAAGGGGATCCCTATCAGGCTTGTGGTCCAGTAACGATCGAAAAGGCAGAAGGAGAAAAACCGATGTCAATCGAATGGAGATTCGGAGTGTCCCTCCCGGTTCGTCTGTTTCAAGAATTCAGTGTTCTTAGGGGGCAGTAAAAGTAATTGGGCGCCGACTTATTGGGATGGAGTCTCTTTTGCCAGGTGACGCTCATCCCGCGCGCGCTCTTTTCCACCATCCCCCAGGAAGTGCTTTCCCCGCACTCCCCTCCCTTCGGAACTGCCTAGGCTAAGTTGGGCTTCGAAAAGAGAAAATATCTCTTTAATAATTTCATGAAGCGTAGCTGGTATTCTCACGAGGCCTCTTGTTAACTTCTTCAACAATGAGCCGCTTTCAAAGGACAAACAGCTAACAAGTTTACATTTACATGGAGGGGCATATGCCAACCAACGAAGAGCGAGCGGAACGTGGGAAAGAAATTCTTGAGAGATACGCACTCCAATTCGGTGATCCCTATGATCCAAGCGCCAACTTGACCGATGTCCTAACAGATCTTATGCATGCAGCATTCATGCAGCCTGAATTGGGGCTGAAGTTCCATGCCAGTTT
This Nitrospirota bacterium DNA region includes the following protein-coding sequences:
- a CDS encoding DUF3427 domain-containing protein is translated as MQLPDGLYDKFVTESVAQLIAGLRDPSCRTLSSLPSEEVPERIADALAKQMTLLLDELDGYGAEKAKRQLALVNALLVHLRQQEAGSVDLLVEPPQILRAVHSIGAATEAPETGLAIPWLFTAGKGSPSLLTELRREIACCDQVDIVVSFITVAGVRKLFDILQTATAVSAAGQPRTRLRILTTTYTGATEMEALDFFARLPGCEIKVSLDGRRTRLHAKAWIFHRKTRFGSAYVGSANLSGAALLGGLEWTVKFTEEGQAGLFTRAQAHFETLWNDSEFQHYDAANPEHRSELSRALKREAGDQISATTTFFDLEPKDYQKDMLEQLTLERVHGRFRNLVVAATGTGKTVVAAFDYRDACQAVGGRPRLLFIAHRKEILAQARRTYREVLRDHSFGEMMADGSELQSFDHIFATINSVCARDLVERCGPNYWHTVVVDECHRLAADRFDAFVKAVHPKILLGLTATPERSDGKPIFPYFDNRPDGSPAVELRLWHALDLQLLSPFEYYGCDDDTDFSVVPWDKPGEREAIDNLVTGNDTRARLVIDEWRRLTGDPKRSKALVFCVTVAHAEFMTRKFNQAGLPSLCIVGSTDADVRRQAPARLARGELCALVTCDLYNEGVDLPSVDTLLLLRPTQSPVLFQQQIGRGLRLHEGKQSCLVLDFVGRYRADFRFDRLISTISGLSRSQMIDAVDKGFSSLPAGCHIQLQQLTKEQILRSLRTAMNQSWRRLRSELQTYVALRGRATIRLAEFLHEQAVQLDELYRSQGRSRWTALRRDAGLLSTTEGPEDEYFGHRFPDLLHYNDPEQIHLLMRISEPAVHYQTLTDRERCRLQMLVYQVDGQHHQTGGGEAFLARLSQTPEIYTELGELGGVLQARSNLRFRPVPGLTDVPLCLHASYGIREILTAVGWLTAERRTPFQAGVLALPNRKVELLFVTLDKSEGFHDRIAYRDYAISTERFHWQSQNSAGPDTPAGRRYLESPDNGWSFQLFVRRGKGDPYQACGPVTIEKAEGEKPMSIEWRFGVSLPVRLFQEFSVLRGQ